The DNA sequence AAAACGTTTAGCCGAGCTCGCACAAAAAAAACACAATGAGATTTTGTTAGCACAAAAAGAAGAGATGCGTGCCAAACTCCAAGAAGAGAAACGATTGGCGCAGCTGGAAATTGAAAAACAAAAGGCTGCCTTCTTGGCACAAAAAGAAGCAGAGAGAATAAGAATTGAAGAAGAAAATCGTGTGATTGCTCTACGCAAAGAGCATGAGAAAAAGATGATCGAGGTGCAGTTTCAGGCAATGCGTGATCGTCAGAATGAAGCGGTGCGTTTAGCACAGTTAGAAAAAGAACAGCAGCGCGTCAATGCTTTAAGTCAAAAGCAAGCGGAGCGCGAGAGAAGAGTAGAAGAAAAACGCCTTGCTGATAATGAACGCAGAAAACAAAAAGAATTGTTATTAGCACAAAAAGAAGAACTGAAAAGAAAAGTTGAGCAAGAAAAGCAATTAGCGATGCTCGCGCGAGAAAAAGAAAAGCAGAAGATGCTTGCGCAACTTGAAAATGAAAAAAATCGTATCAATGAAGAGCAAAAACTTGCTGCATTGCGCCGTGAGCAAGAAAAAGTCGAATTTGCAGCACGAAAAATAGCAGAGCGAGAGCGGCAACAGGAAGAAAGAAGATTGGCTCTTTTAGAAAAAGAAGCCCAAAAACAAGCGCGGATTGAACAACAACGAGTGGCGCAAGCGCAAAAAGAACATCAGCGCCAGATGATGATGGCACAAAAAGAAATTGAGCGTGAAAAAATTGAAGAAGAAAAGCGCTTACAGGTACTCCGTAAGGATCACGAACAGAAAATGCTTGTCATGCAGAAGCAAGAAATGCGAGAGCGAGAAAAAGAGACGGCTCGCTTAACAAAATTAGAACAAGAACGGGCGCGTGCAATTATGCTTGCGCAAAAGCAAGCAGATCAAGATCGTGCAAGGGAAGATAAACGCTTAGCAGTACTTGCCCAAAAAAAGCACAATGAATTATTGTTAGCACAAAAAGAGGAGATGCAGGCAAAGCTCAATGAAGAGAAAAGGCTTGCAAAGTTGGAATATGAGAAAGAGCAAGCCAAAATGATGGCCGAGTTCGAGGTGGAAAAAAGGCGCATCCAAGATGAGCAACGAATTGCCGCAATGCGTCATGAACAAGAAAAAATAGAGCTTGCTGAAAAATCTGCATATGAACTTGAATCGCTCAAAAAAGAGCAACAACGTTTGGCGTTATTGCAAGATGATATAGCAAATGAGCAAATAGTTGTTCAAAGTCGGGCGTACCAGACTGATAATTGCGCGCAAGTAGAAATGAATAATGTACAGTTGGCGCCGGAACCGTTTGAGGCTAAAACTGATTTAGCAATTCATACTAATAAATCTACAAGTCGCGAACGCGCGCAAGCAATGATTCGAAAGCGCAAAGAAAAACGAGCGCTTGCAGCAAATTCTCGCAGAATGCACGAAAGAAACCTATCAGTTCATTCGGAAGAAATTGATCAAACAAAAAAGCAAGAAGAAAAGCGCATAATCTCTATGGGCAAGCAACAAGAGATGGAAGCCAGGGCTGAAACACAGCGGTTAGCGCAGATGGAAAAAGAGCATCAAAATCAAATGAAACTTGCTCAAAAAACTGCTGAGCGCGAAAGAATGCAAGAAGAGAATCGCATGATTATGATGCGCAAGCAACAAGAGATGGAAGCGCGGACTGAAACAAAACGATTAGCGCAGATGGAAAAAGAGCATCAAAATCAAATGAAACTTGCCCAAAAAGCTGCCGAACGCGAAAGACTGCGAGAGGAAAATCGCATGATTGCTATGCGCAAGAAAGAAGAGATGGAAGCGCGGGCTGAAACACAGCGATTGGCGCAGATCGAAAAAGAGCATCAAAATCAAATAAAATTTGCTCAAAAAGCTGCTGAGCAAAAAAAGATGCAAGAGGAAAATAGAATTGCAGCATTGTGTAAACAAGAGAAAATGGAAGCTGACAGACAAACGAAGCATTTAGCACAGCTTGATAAAGAGCGTGAGCGCCAATTTGCCTTTATGCAAAAAGAAGTAGAGCGAGCACGAAAAGAAGAGCTAACGCAATTAGAATTGAAAAACAAAAAACAAGACAATGAAAATATATGGCAAGAAGAAGGCTTGGCTTCACTAACACATAACGCAATGATTGGAAGTTCGCGAGAACGTGCGATGCAAATTGTTCAAGCAAGAAAAATGAAAAATAATGTTTCTGAAAATCCTTACTTAATGGCACGCTTGGCGCGCGATCAAGAAAAAGTAAAGGTTGCAGCAGAGAGGCAAATGCAAAAAGACATGCAACGAGCTGAGCGGATTAAAGCAGAGCAAGAATTAAGAATGGCAAGAGAGCAAAGACTCGCAGCGCGAAGAGAGCAAGAGCGCATGGTTGCAGAACAGAGAAACCAAATGGCTCAAGCAAAAAAAGAAGCGCAGCGAGCAGCTTATCAGGAATATCAGCAGCAAAAAATGGCAATGACGGCGAGCAAAAAAGCTTTTTATGGTCAACTTATCGATGATGCGCAAATGCAAATTAAGAATGTTGCAGGCTGTCCATCTGAAAAAAATCTTTCACAAAACGATTCTTATGATATTCAACCGGCACGCATAGAACATCGCATGGAAAAACCAATAGCTGCAAAGATGCCAACATTGCCCGCGTCTGCTAAAGAGCGCTTAGCAGTGCAAGCGGAAAAGCGGACTATGGAAAATCCTGTAATGCAAGCAACCCAAGAACCGCTCTACATCCCTGCAAGAGAAGTTAATGAGCGCGTTGTACCTGCATCGGTTATAGAACAAAGATCGTATGATCATTCTAATACGAGCGCTCAAGGTACCGATTTAATTGTTTCTATGACAAAAAGTATCGAAAAAGTGCTTGAATATGCAGAAAAAAATCAAAAACAAACGATCGATCTGATGAAACAAGTTATTCAGGGGTATCAAAAATAACGTAGTTATTGTTAAAGAGTGGAAAGAAGGGGAGAAAAAAACTCCCCTTTTTAGTTATGTAGCTGCAAACAGCAAATATTTTTCAATAAATTCCATGATATCGCCATCCAGTACTAAATCTGGTTGGGGTGATTCAAGATCGGTGCGATGATCTTTAACCATCTTATAGGGATGTAATACATACGATCTGATTTGTGAGCCCCATTCAATTTTCTTTTTTTCTACCGATGCAGCTTTTGCTTCTTGTTCTTCTTTTTGTTTTTGCGCTAATTTTGCTTTCAGCATCTTCATCGCAGTTTCTTTATTCTGGCCTTGAGACCGCTGAGTTTGGCAAGCGACGACCGTATTAGTCGGAATGTGGGTGATGCGCACTGCCGACTCAGTTTTGTTGACGTGTTGGCCACCCGCACCCCCTGCGCGAAATGTATCGATTCGCAAATCGCCTGGATCGATTTCAATAGCAACTTCAGGAACTTCAGGTGTCGCGCTTACGCCAGCAAACGAAGTGTGGCGACGTTTATTTGCATCATAAGGAGATATGCGCACGAGGCGATGGATTCCTTGCTCTGCTTTAAAGAGTCCATATGCATGCTTCCCTTTAATAAACAAGGTCGCGGATTTTATTCCTGCAGCTTCTCCCGGTTGCATATCCAGAACTTCGGCATCGAAACCTTCTCGCTCGCAAAATCTTAAATACATGCGCAAAAGCATGTTCGCCCAATCTTGCGATTCAGTACCCCCTGCTCCTGCGTTAATATTTAAGAAAGTGTTAGACGAATCTTCTGGATTATTAAGAAGGAGATCTATTTTGAATTTACCAACCGATTTTACGAGCGCACCAACATCTCGCGAAATACTTGCTAATTCAGATTCATCATTTGCAAAAAGTTCGATCATTTCCAAAAGATCTTTATGGCTATTTATTATGGAATGATAGAGTTCTCGTTGCGTTTTTAGCCGTTGTAGGCTTTTCAAGATAGTTGTTTGATCCGGATTTTGCCAAAAATCAGTTTGCTCAGTTTGAGTAGTGAGTTTTTGGAACTCATTCTCGATAGTTGAGTTTTTCCAGTACGTCTTAATCGTTTCAAGATCAGGTTCAATAGATTTAAGTTTCTCGCGTAGTTCATCAATGAGCATGGGTATCCTTATGGTATAGATATTATTATAACAGAAAATTCTCATAGCCCCACAGCGTGATGGACTTTTGTTTGTCGGCACTATCTATTAATGATATAATTACCTATATAGGCACTTTTTCTATATAAGAGGTTCTGTTTTGAGATCAGAAAAAAAATGCGGGAAGCTTTTTATTGTTTCGGCTCCATCGGGCGCGGGTAAAACGACGCTCGTTAATGCACTGATTAAAGAACTTCCCATTGAGCACGCAATTACACGGCTCGTTACCTATACGAGCAAGACGCCTCGTATTAATGAACTCCATGGCATCGATTATCATTTTATATCAAATCAAGAGTTTGAGCAGAAGATAGCTGAACAGTTCTTTTTGGAATGGAGCGGAGCCTACGGCTCCTATTATGGAACGGCACGCTTTCTTCTTGATCAGTTAGCGTCAGGTAACTCGTTTATTGCGGTCGTGGACAGATCTGGGGCCAAGCGTTTAAAGCAAGAGATTCCTCAGGCGGTTATGATCTGGGTACATACGGTAAATGTTCAAGTACTTGAAGACCGACTTCGGGTTCGAAACACCGAAACCCAGGAAGAGATTGAGCGCCGTTTGGCCTTGGCGAAAAAAGAGTTAGCAGAAGAACAAGAAAACAGGCTCTATAATCACCATATTCTCAACGATTTTTTTGAAAAAGCACTAAAAGAGCTAAAAGATATTATAATTTTACACCATCAATAATCCGCTCTGAGACGTCGTTTTGAAATTTATCGAATAAATATATAAAAAATTTGTAAAAAGTTTCGGAAAAAGTGTTGACTTATGACGTAATACCGGTATAATTTCTCTTGTATTTGAAATAACAAGTAGCAAGCAACGACAACAAAACGTCGTAGCTAAAGCGAAAAAACAAAAAATCATAATTTCTTTGAAATTCACGAGAAACCCAAAAATTTGCTTACAAGTTTTTGCGACGCTCTTTTCATACACAATTTTTGTGATGGAGAGTTTGATCCTGGCTCAGAATAAACGCTGGCGGCGTGCCTAACACATGCAAGTCGAGCGAGAAAGCTCCTTCGGGAGTGAGTAAAGCGGCAAACGGGTGAGTAACGCGTGGGAATCTACCTTTCAGTGAGGAATACCCTCGAGAAATCGAGGTTAATACTGCATACGTCCCTACGGGGAGAAAGGCGGCCTCTTTGCTGTCGCTGAAAGATGAGCCTGCGTACTATTAGCTAGTTGGTAGGGTAATGGCCTACCAAGGCGATGATGGTTAGCCGGCCTGAGAGGGTGTACGGCCACACTGGAACTTAGACACGGTCCAGACTCCTACGGGAGGCAGCAGTGAGGAATCTTGCTCAATGGGCGAAAGCCTGAAGCAGCGACGCCGCGTGAAGGATGACGGTCTTCGGATTGTAAACTTCTGTTAAGTGGGAAGAAATCTCTATTTCTAATACAGATAGAGGATGACGGTACCATTAGAGAAAGCACTGGCTAATCTCGTGCCAGCAGCCGCGGTAATACGAGGGGTGCAAGCGTTATTCGGAATTATTGGGCGTAAAGGGTGCGTAGACGGCATGCTAAGTCAACTGTTAAATTCCTCGGCCTAACTGAGGATCAGCGGTAGAAACTGGCGCGCTTGAGGGTGAGAGAGAGAAGTGGAATTCTCGGAGTAGCGGTAAAATGCGTAGATCTCGAGAGGAACACCGATGGCGAAGGCAGCTTCTTGGCTCATACCTGACGTTGAGGCACGAAAGCGTGGGGAGCAAACAGGATTAGATACCCTGGTAGTCCACGCCGTAAACGATGATCACTGGACGTTAATGTTGCTTTGCAATATTAGTGTCGTAGCTAACGCGATAAGTGATCCGCCTGGGGATTACGGTCGCAAGACTAAAACTCAAAGGAATTGACGGGGGTCCGCACAAGCGGTGGAACATGTGGTTTAATTCGACACTACGCGAGGAACCTTACCTAGGCTTGACATGTTTTTGACAGTCGTAGAAATACGATCTTCTTGGCTTCGGTCAAGACAATTACACAGGTGCTGCATGGCTGTCGTCAGCTCGTGTCGTGAGATGTTTGGTTAAGTCCTCTAACGAGCGCAACTCTTGCCGCCAGTTGCCACTTCGAAAGAAAGCACTCTGGTGGGACTGCCTGGGAAACCAGGAGGAAGGTGGGAATGACGTCAAGTCCTCATGGCCCTTATGTCTAGGGCGACACACGTGTTACAATGGCCAGTACAAAGGGCAGCGATACCGCAAGGTGGAGCAAATCCCATAAAACTGGTCTAAGTTCAGATTGAGGTCTGCAACTCGACCTCATGAAGTTGAAATCGCTAGTAATCGCGCATCAGAACGGCGCGGTGAATACGTTCTCGGGCCTTGTACACACCGCCCGTCACACCACGAAAGCTGTTTGTACCCAAAGCCATCTTAGCTAACCCGTAAGGGAGGCGGATGTTTAAGGTATGAGGAGTGATTGGGGTGAAGTCGTAACAAGGTAGCTGTAGGAGAACCTGCGGCTGGATCACCTCCTTTCGAGGGAGATTAAATACCTGTCGGTTTTGTTATGCAACTCCGACATTTTATATATGCATTTAGGTGTGCAATTTAAGGTGTCGCAAAAACTTGTAAGCACTAAAAATAATCTTACTATAGGAAGCGGGCCTATAGCTCAGGTGGTTAGAGCGCCCTGCTGATAACGGGGAGGTCAGTCGTTCAACTCGACTTAGGCCCACCAGTAATTAATTCTGCTGGGAGTGAAAACCCCTGATACGATAGAAAAAAAGTTAAATAGTTCTAGTAAATTATTTAAAAATAGTTATTCTATTGTGAGCGTAAACGGCACCAGTTTGGGGATGTAGCTCAGTTGGTAGAGCGTCCGTTTTGCACGCGGAAGGTCAGCGGTTCGAATCCGCTCATCTCCACCATAAAATTTGGGTTTTGACTGAATAAAATAAAAGTTTCTTGTGTTCTTTGAAATATACGTGATCTAAGCTTATTGATAGAATTCACAACAGGAATTTTACTTATCGAGTAATTAAATTTGTGATTAATTGAAATAGGGCAATTGGTGGATGCCTTGGTATTAGGAGGCGATGAAGGAGGCGGAAGGCTGCCATAAGCTCCGGGGAGTTGTCAATCAAATGTTGATCCGGAGGTATCCGAATGGGGAAACCCACTTTGGTAAAACCAAAGTATTTTTGTCTGAATATATAGGACAAAAAAGCGAACGGCATGAACTGAAACATCTAAGTAGTGCTAGGAAAAGAAAACAACGTGATTCCCTTAGTAGTGGTGAGCGAAATGGGAAGAGCCTAAACTTTTATCGTGTAATAGCCTGTGCGCGTTGCGATAAAGGAGTAGCGGGGTATAAATGTTTGAAGAGTACAGTCTTCAAGCTAGAGTTTGTAAACTTAGTTGAATTGTCTTGGAAAGGGCAGCCACAGAGAGTGAAAGCCTCGTAAACAGAAATTTACAAACATAGTAGTTTATATTCCCAAGTACTGCAGAGCACGTGAAATTCTGTAGGAATCTGCCCCGACCATGGGGTAAGGCTAAATACTACCTAATGACCGATAGTGAACAAGTACCGCGAGGGAAAGGTGAAAAGAACCCCGGAAGGGGAGTGAAATAGAATCTGAAACCAATTGTCTACAATCGGTAGAAGCGATGTATACGTACGCGCAACTACGTACCTTTTGCATAATGAGCCAACGAGTTATTCTTACGTTGCAAGGTTAAGCTTTTAAGAGCGGAGCCGTAGCGAAAGCGAGTCTTAATAGGGCGTTAGTAACGTGGGATAGACCCGAAACCTAGCGAGCTACCTATGTCCAGGCTGAAATCTCAGTAAAATGAGATGGAGGGCCGAACCGGTGAAGGTTGAAAACTTCTCGGATGAGGTGTGGGTAGGAGTGAAAGGCTAATCAAGCTGGGAAATAGCTGGTTCTCCCCGAAATATATTTAGGTATAGCCTTGTTGAATGTTACATGGTGGTAAAGCACAGTTTAATCTTTGGGCGCGCAAGCGTACCGGGATTTTACTAACTCTGAATGCCGTGTGACGTAGAAGACAGGAGACAGACTGTGGGGGATAAGCTTCATAGTCGAGAGGGAAACAGCCCAGACCATCAGCTAAGGTCCCAAAATGTTCGTTAAGTGGTAAAAGAAGTGAAAATACACAGACAGCCAGGATGTTGGCTTAGAAGCAGCCATCATTTAAAGAAAGCGTAACAGCTCACTGGTCAAGTGTTTTTGCGCTGAAAAACGATCGGGGCTAAACGAACTACCGAAGCTATGGCTCATAAATAAACTCCGGTTTATTTATGTGGGGTAGGGGAGCGTTCTTTGATAGATACAAGCTTGACCGTAAGGACAGGTGTCGTTGATCAAAGAAGTGAGAATGTTGGTATAAGTAACGAAAAAATAGGTGAAATTCCTGTTCGCCGTAAGTCTAAGGTTTCCGTGAGAACGGTTCATCCACTCAGGGTTAGTCGATACCTAAGCCGAGGCCAGTTGGAGTAGGCGATGGAAAGCAGGTTAAATATTCCTGCACCGCGTAATAGCGTTTGAGCGATGGGGTGACGCAGTAGGGCAGGTTGACTTGGATTAAGGATTGCCAAGCTAAGCATTTAGGAGTGTATTGTAGGTAAATCCGCAGTACTAAAATCTCTGAGGTGTTATGGGTGCATTAATTCTTAGGAAGAAATGTATTCGACTGATCCCACACTGACTAGAAAAACCTCTAGCGAGCTAACTACGCGATCGTACCGCAAACCGACACAGGTAGACGGGCTGAAAATGCTCAGGCGTTGAGATAAGTATCATTAAGGAACTCGGCAAAATGGCTCCGTAACTTCGGGATAAGGAGTGCCTCTCTTGTTATTAAATCACTGATTTAAGAGGCAAGAGCAGGTTTCAACAAAGAGGCCCAGCCGACTGTTTAACAAAAACACAGGGCAATGCAAACTCGTAAGAGGAAGTATATTGTCTGACGCCTGCCCAGTGCTGGACGGTTAATAAGAGATGTTAACGCGTAAGCGTGAAGCGTTGAATTGAAGCCCCAGTAAACGGCGGCCGTAACTATAACGGTCCTAAGGTAGCGAAATCCCTTGTCAGGTAAATTCTGACCCGCATGAATGGCGTAACGAGTTGGGCGCTGTCTTAATGATATACTCAGTGAATTTGTAGTGCAGGTGAAAATGCCTGCTTCCCGCGACAGGACGGAAAGACCCCGTGCACCTTTACTATAACTTGACATTGATTTTTGGATTGATTTGTGTAGGATAGGCGGGAGACTTTGATGCTAAGGCGCTAGCTTTAGCGGAGTCGTCGTTGAAATACCGCCCTGATTAGTTTGAAGATCTAACTTCATTCCGTAATCCGGGTGAAAGACAATGTCAGGCGGGTAGTTTGACTGGGGTGGTCGCCTCCCAAAATGTAACGGAGGCGTTCGAAGGTTCCCTCAAAACGAATAGAAATCGTTGGTAGAGCGTAAAGGCATAAGGGAGCTTGACTGCGAGACAAACAAGTCGAGCAGGTGCGAAAGCAGGACTTAGTGAGCCAGTGGTTCCGAATGGAAGGGCCATTGCTAAACGGATAAAAGGTACGCCGGGGATAACAGGCTGATCTCCTCTGAGAGTCCTCATCGACGAGGAGGTTTGGCACCTCGATGTCGGATCATCGCATCCTGGGGCTGGAGAAGGTCCCAAGGGTTTGGCTGTTCGCCAATTAAAGCGGTACGTGATCTGGGTTCAGACCGTCGTAAGACAGGTCGGTCCTTATCCGTCGTGGGCGTAGGGTATTTGAGAGGAGCTGTCCCTAGTACGAGAGGACCGGGATGGGCGAACCTCTGGTGTTCCAATTGTTTAACAAAAGCAACGTTGGGTAGCTAGGTTTGTAAGAGATAACCGCTGAAAGCATCTAAGTGGGAAACTCGCCTCAAGATAAGATACCCCGACTAACTTCGGTTAGTCATAAGATCCCTTGAAGACTACAAGGTTGATAGGCTGGGTGTGTAAGCGCAGTAATGCGTTCAGCTAACCAGTACTAATAGATCGAATGTTTTAATCACGCTCAAATAATCTCGGTAATAATGTTCTGTAAATTCTACCGATAAGCTTAGATCACTTATAGCAATGCACAAGAAAAAATTTTGATAGATTGTAAAAGTTTCCTGGTGGGGATAGTTGCAGGGTCACACCCGTTCCCATCCCGAACACGGAAGTTAAGATTGCAACGTCGATGATACTTGGCTGGTAACGGCCTGGGAAAGTAGATACTGCCAGGGTAAATTTTAGAAAAACCTCGATGTAAAAATCGGGGTTTTCTTTTTTTAATGGTCTTTTTTTATTTATTTTGTGATCACATGCACTAATTTAGGCATTATATTACTGCGTTTTTTTAATTATTTATCTCTGTGACTTCTTAAATTTACGTAAATATCTAAATTATTTTCTTGGTATAATTATTTTTTTAAATTGACCATCAAGGAGCACTTTAATGGAAAAAATTCTGTTTTCTTTGCTGGCGATCTTAGTTGCAAATCAGTTAAAGTGCATGCAGGTAATTAAAGTTGACGGTATGGATCTTGAGCAAATTATCGCCGTTTCAGCTGCGATACATACTATTCAAGAAGACGGTTCCAATCCGCTCAATCTGTCTGCAGTTAATACTTTTTACGATGTGTGTCGTCATCCAGGCGCAGAAATTGAGGATCCAAACATTTTAAATATCTTAACAGCGAACTGTTTAATTCCAGCAGGTGAGAAAAAAGTTACTGCTGAAGTTGCGACAATCGTTCAAGCGACTATTTTGGATGATCAGAGTAGTTAAAAAAAGCGTTGTACGTCTTTCTGCATGGGATCATATAATCGTTTGCAGATTTTTTTCTTTAGTTATAATTGTGCATTAGTATGGATATTTGGCAGTGAATGCCAAGCAATATTTTATTTTTGATTAGGGGTTTTTATGAAAAAGTTATTTTTTTTGGGATTAATTTATTTTATTGCAATGAACGTAACGGCAATGGAAAATTCTGATGAAGAAGGAAATGAGCAGGCTGCTACTCATTCTGTCGCGGAAGCGCTCGATTTAGCAGCGGAGTATATGGTTATAAAAAAACAAACTTTGAAATTAGAACAAACGGGTTTGCCAGAAAATGTAGCGGCAACTAATCATTTTAATATATCTGTTAATAATGAGAGTTTTGTTATTCCCCAAGGGTCGGCAGAAATCTTGCAAGAAAAGGGAATTCTTAAAACTGGTGAAACAAAAGTTTCAAATGATATGCGCTTTATTATCAACGCATTGAAGCCTGCTATTCCACAAAAACACAATTAATAATTTCTTATTATAATTTTCTGTTAAGAGCTGAGTTATTATAACTCGGCTCTTTTTTTTGTTTATTCGATATAATATCTGTTAAAATTAATCAGAGCGTGCTATCTATGCTACAAATGTTTAAATATGAGAATCATTATGAAATTTTTATTTTTGTTTTTTTTACTGCTGCCATTAACGACATTTTCGATGGAAGATCCCGGTTCATTTATCAAAACAGAAATGAAAAAGCATTATAAAAATTGCTTGGGTAAAATAAAAGGTTGGCGCGCAAGCAAAAATAGTATTGAAAAAAATGCGTTTCAGCATCTTATCGCATCATGCTACAATCAAGATTATGAAATACCACAAGAGTCGATAGGGATTTTAATTGAGCATCAGATTTTGGGCGACTCAGAAAAGCGTGCTCCCGAGCTATTAGTAGAATGTGTTATCGAGGCTAGAAAAGAGGTATCTATGAGTAAAAGGTTACGGCTAAAATAAGGTAAGAATGAATTCTTTTTTAAAGAAATTACCAAAAGCTGAGCTTCATGTTCACCTGGAGGGAACAATTGCCCCCGAATTAATGTTTATTATTGCTGACCGCAATAAGGTGAAGCTGTCATATAAGACAGAAAATGAAGTTCGTAATGCATATAATTTTAAAAATTATGATGAGTTTGCGCGAGCGTATAGGATGCTAACTTCCATTATGCGAACGGAGCAAGATTTTTATGATGTTGCACGCGCTTATGCAAAACGAGCCCATGCTCAAGGCGTTCTTCATCTTGAGATGACATTCGATTTTGATACTTATTTACCCCGCGCAATTAATCCTGGCATTATTGTTAACGGTATTTATGAAGCGTTCGTTGATGCACGGCGCGATTTTGGTATTTCGACTCGAATGATTTTGTGCCTTTTGCGCCATCTTGATGAAACGGTTGCTTTAAATACGTTAAAGCTTTCAATTCCTTATAAAGACAAAATTATTGCGATCGGTTTAGCTTCGGATGAACCGAGCAATCCCCCATCTAAATTTAAAAAAGCATTTAGTTATGCGCGTGAACTTGGCTATAGAACAACCGCGCATGTCGGAGAAAATGCCGGGCCTGAAAATATCTGGAGGGCACTTGATTTGCTCAAAGTTGATCGTATTGATCATGGAGTCCGATGCTTTGAAGATGAAAAATTAGTCAATGAGTTAATTAAACGC is a window from the Candidatus Babeliales bacterium genome containing:
- the prfB gene encoding peptide chain release factor 2, which codes for MLIDELREKLKSIEPDLETIKTYWKNSTIENEFQKLTTQTEQTDFWQNPDQTTILKSLQRLKTQRELYHSIINSHKDLLEMIELFANDESELASISRDVGALVKSVGKFKIDLLLNNPEDSSNTFLNINAGAGGTESQDWANMLLRMYLRFCEREGFDAEVLDMQPGEAAGIKSATLFIKGKHAYGLFKAEQGIHRLVRISPYDANKRRHTSFAGVSATPEVPEVAIEIDPGDLRIDTFRAGGAGGQHVNKTESAVRITHIPTNTVVACQTQRSQGQNKETAMKMLKAKLAQKQKEEQEAKAASVEKKKIEWGSQIRSYVLHPYKMVKDHRTDLESPQPDLVLDGDIMEFIEKYLLFAAT
- the gmk gene encoding guanylate kinase, translating into MRSEKKCGKLFIVSAPSGAGKTTLVNALIKELPIEHAITRLVTYTSKTPRINELHGIDYHFISNQEFEQKIAEQFFLEWSGAYGSYYGTARFLLDQLASGNSFIAVVDRSGAKRLKQEIPQAVMIWVHTVNVQVLEDRLRVRNTETQEEIERRLALAKKELAEEQENRLYNHHILNDFFEKALKELKDIIILHHQ
- the add gene encoding adenosine deaminase is translated as MNSFLKKLPKAELHVHLEGTIAPELMFIIADRNKVKLSYKTENEVRNAYNFKNYDEFARAYRMLTSIMRTEQDFYDVARAYAKRAHAQGVLHLEMTFDFDTYLPRAINPGIIVNGIYEAFVDARRDFGISTRMILCLLRHLDETVALNTLKLSIPYKDKIIAIGLASDEPSNPPSKFKKAFSYARELGYRTTAHVGENAGPENIWRALDLLKVDRIDHGVRCFEDEKLVNELIKRKMPITVCPISNIKTGLFKTAREHPLKRMLDAGLLVSINSDDPVFFGGELLDNYQVASNEGGLSQEDLITCARNSFVSAFISDERKNHYLKLLNEAIKTN